The Anolis carolinensis isolate JA03-04 chromosome 1, rAnoCar3.1.pri, whole genome shotgun sequence genome window below encodes:
- the tbc1d10c gene encoding carabin: MLPTPFAFFTTIVPCIRKRLWEEMACRACGELKSQQQQQGHIHGCKVLLGSEVISRPGLGRWHEIKGLATVASTSTILKGKMSDPSLSAELPEDNVNEAVAGLPDAFDFSLRDDASSLGSDSELDGMPPYRQTDRFGFIGGSSLQNGLGQVSVEIIRHRETKWLEMTAHWEKTMARRYRKVKLQCRKGIPSSVRARCWPLLCGGQAKMERNPGKYQELCEGPGDPQWVETITKDIHRQFPFHEMFLSPEGPGQQGLLQVMKAYTVYRPQEGYCQAQGPLGALLLMHMLPEQAFWCLVQICEHYLPGYYSPKMEALLLDSEVFVALLRRLCPKACKHLQKHGVDPFLYLPEWFLCLFSRTLPFPIVLRIWDAFLSEGVKVLFRVGLLLIRLALGSSEKLRGCVGVVETLEKLRSIPAHLLQEDAFMAEVHDVPISDRDLERECKAQLVKLRKTRPEFQYNPKHRLPGSKAIFDTHQLEEATKDSEVNQSQTHTFYIPQIKVDPPPLSPKGHKQLEKASELQGRNKQQTRKKPDTRGKTFHVTGQPAGRREERVDPKGKSSFYLETWF, translated from the exons ATGCTCCCCACCCCCTTTGCATTCTTTACTACTATCGTCCCTTGCATCAGGAAACGGTTGTGGGAGGAAATGGCTTGCAGAGCATGTGGGGAACTCAAgtcacagcagcagcaacaagggCATATTCATGGGTGCAAGGTATTGCTCGGCTCAGAGGTGATATCACGCCCAGGCCTTGGCAGGTGGCATGAAATAAAGGGTCTGGCAACGGTAGCGTCTACAAGTACAATTTTGAAGGGGAAGATGTCAGACCCCTCTCTTTCAGCAGAGCTTCCCGAGGACAATGTAAACGAAGCCGTGGCTGGACTACCAGATGCTTTTGATTTCTCTTTGCGGGACGATGCCAGCTCCCTGGGCTCTGACTCTGAGCTGGATGGGATGCCTCCCTATCGCCAGACAGATCGCTTTGGCTTTATTGGTGGCAGTAGCCTCCAAAATGG CCTAGGTCAGGTCTCTGTCGAGATCATCCGGCACCGAGAGACCAAATGGCTGGAGATGACAGCTCACTGGGAGAAAACCATGGCCCGGCGCTACAGAAAA GTAAAACTACAGTGCCGAAAGGGGATCCCTTCATCTGTACGTGCCCGCTGTTGGCCTTTGTTGTGTGGAGGGCAGGCCAAAATGGAGAGGAATCCTGGAAAGTACCAG GAACTGTGTGAAGGACCTGGTGATCCTCAGTGGGTGGAGACCATCACAAAGGACATTCACCGACAATTTCCTTTTCATGAGATGTTCCTCTCCCCTGAGGGGCCTGG GCAGCAAGGGCTTCTGCAGGTGATGAAGGCCTACACCGTCTATCGTCCCCAAGAGGGTTACTGTCAGGCCCAAGGGCCACTGGGTGCCCTGCTACTTATGCACATGCTGCCAGAG CAAGCTTTCTGGTGTCTGGTGCAGATCTGTGAGCACTACCTGCCTGGCTACTACAGCCCCAAAATG GAGGCCTTGCTGCTGGACAGTGAGGTGTTTGTGGCCCTCCTTCGCCGCCTGTGCCCCAAGGCCTGCAAGCATTTGCAGAAGCATGGGGTGGACCCCTTCCTCTACCTGCCAGAGTGGTTCCTCTGCCTCTTCTCCCGCACTCTGCCCTTCCCCATTGTCCTCAGGATATGGGATGCCTTCCTCAGTGAGG GGGTCAAGGTACTGTTTCGTGTGGGACTATTGTTAATCCGCTTGGCCCTGGGGTCCTCAGAGAAACTACGTGGATGTGTAGGAGTAGTAGAGACCCTGGAGAAGCTGCGCAGCATCCCAGCTCACCTTTTGCAAGAAGATGCATTCATGGCTGAG GTTCATGATGTGCCCATCTCAGATCGTGATCTGGAACGTGAATGTAAAGCCCAACTGGTAAAGCTACGTAAAACTCGACCTGAATTCCAGTATAATCCAAAGCATCGACTCCCTGGTTCAAAAGCCATCTTTGATACCCATCAGCTGGAGGAGGCAACTAAAGACTCAGAAGTCAACCAAAGCCAGACCCATACTTTCTATATTCCTCAGATCAAAGTGGACCCTCCTCCTTTATCTCCCAAGGGACACAAACAGCTGGAGAAGGCCTCTGAACTGCAGGGCCGGAACAAGCAGCAGACTAGGAAGAAGCCAGACACACGTGGAAAGACCTTCCATGTCACTGGACAGCCAGCTGGCAGGAGAGAAGAAAGGGTGGATCCAAAGGGGAAATCTTCTTTCTACTTAGAGACCTGGTTCTGA